One Mangifera indica cultivar Alphonso unplaced genomic scaffold, CATAS_Mindica_2.1 Un_0081, whole genome shotgun sequence DNA segment encodes these proteins:
- the LOC123207474 gene encoding wall-associated receptor kinase-like 15: protein MKLPYPSITLLFFFSLIRYLPSLVSSQPCQRSCGTLPIKYPFGSGPGCGDPRFQQFVTCNDQKLTLTTHTGCYPITDIDYMNQVIYLTDPSMSTCACTQPSKGFGLDWNAPFSFHEDNVFTLLDCSIASSPIYKSSTFNGDNSSAVVPLCDKNGVAICSYLYSCRAISTLNLPISTCCVYAPVDLGPSFDMDLQKLQCSSYSGFYSFSGQEYNPENWKYGIALKYKFNVYNDYPGTCANCEKSNGACGYGGAYNSFICNCPSEANTTTDCFFESTFNNAQGLLPWKTGTRLTGALTLILVWVML from the exons ATGAAGCTACCTTATCCTTCAATTACactcttattctttttctctctaatcCGCTATCTTCCTTCTTTGGTTTCATCACAACCTTGCCAAAGAAGCTGTGGCACACTGCCAATCAAGTACCCCTTTGGCTCTGGCCCTGGCTGCGGCGACCCTCGATTCCAACAATTTGTTACTTGCAATGATCAAAAACTCACCTTGACCACACACACAGGCTGCTACCCCATCACCGATATAGACTACATGAATCAAGTCATATACTTGACGGATCCTTCCATGTCTACTTGTGCTTGTACACAACCAAGCAAAGGTTTTGGCCTTGACTGGAATGCTCCCTTCAGTTTCCATGAAGATAATGTCTTTACTCTACTTGACTGTTCCATCGCTTCCTCACCTATCTACAAATCAAGCACATTCAATGGAGATAACAGCTCGGCAGTAGTCCCTTTATGTGACAAAAATGGGGTAGCCATTTGCAGTTATTTGTATTCTTGTAGAGCAATTAGCACCCTCAACCTCCCTATCTCTACATGTTGTGTTTATGCACCGGTTGATCTGGGGCCTTCATTTGACATGGATTTACAGAAGTTGCAATGCTCTTCGTATTCCGGGTTCTACAGCTTCAGTGGGCAGGAATATAACCCGGAAAATTGGAAGTACGGAATAGcacttaaatataaattcaatgtGTATAACGACTATCCTGGCACATGTGCCAACTGCGAGAAGAGTAATGGAGCTTGTGGATACGGTGGAGCTTACAATTCATTTATCTGCAACTGTCCCAGTGAAGCGAACACCACCACAGACTGTTTCTTTGAATCAACCTTCAATAATGCTCAAGGGCTTCTCCCATGGAAGACAG GGACTCGGCTGACCGGTGCCTTGACATTGATTCTGGTTTGGGTCATGCTGTAG